A single Desulfocurvus vexinensis DSM 17965 DNA region contains:
- a CDS encoding sigma-54-dependent transcriptional regulator produces the protein MTTSADNLMGSRVLVIDDDPEVRGTMCSLISRMMLACEAAGTLAEGLAALQRGGFDLVFLDVRLPDGNGLERLPEIKAAPGAPEVIILTGQGDPDGAELAIQRGVWDYLVKPSPIKQTMLSVQRALKYRQEKRGAAPVVALNLEHMVGRGPAMQQVFDFIAQAARSHSGALITGETGTGKELAARTIHENSARCEGRFVVVDCASLTETLVESTLFGHRKGAFTGANEDRIGLVKLADGGTLFLDEVGEMPLALQKSFLRVLQEKRFRPVGETREVESDFRIVAATNRNLEAMVQAGTFREDLLFRLKTISVHLPPLRTRKADLKPLAMFHVSRLCEQYGMPLKGFGSDFFEVLAAYRWPGNVRELFNVLERACVAAGEERTLYAMHLPQEIRIQVTKASLGRPAERQPEPRPGAAGPAPAPQAASVSGDPQAAPAPEAPQAGPQGACDAVAGAMDAFFARRTPALKEFKNEMERRYLEYLLAMHGTNIKAILRDSGLSRSHFYALLKKNGIGQAPE, from the coding sequence ATGACGACTAGCGCCGACAATCTCATGGGCAGCCGCGTCCTGGTCATCGACGACGACCCGGAAGTGCGCGGCACCATGTGCAGCCTGATTTCGCGGATGATGCTGGCCTGCGAGGCGGCGGGCACCCTGGCCGAGGGCCTGGCCGCCCTGCAGCGCGGCGGGTTCGACCTGGTGTTCCTCGACGTGCGCCTGCCCGACGGCAACGGCCTGGAACGCCTGCCCGAAATCAAGGCCGCCCCGGGCGCGCCCGAGGTCATCATCCTCACCGGGCAGGGCGACCCCGACGGCGCCGAGCTGGCCATCCAGCGCGGGGTCTGGGACTATCTGGTCAAGCCCTCGCCCATCAAGCAGACCATGCTCTCGGTGCAGCGGGCGCTGAAGTACCGCCAGGAAAAGCGCGGGGCAGCGCCCGTGGTGGCCCTGAACCTGGAGCATATGGTCGGGCGCGGACCGGCCATGCAGCAGGTCTTCGACTTCATCGCCCAGGCCGCGCGCAGCCACTCCGGCGCGCTGATCACCGGCGAGACGGGCACGGGCAAGGAGCTGGCCGCGCGCACCATCCACGAGAACAGCGCCCGCTGCGAGGGCCGTTTCGTGGTGGTGGACTGCGCCTCGCTCACCGAGACCCTGGTCGAGTCCACCCTGTTCGGCCACCGCAAGGGCGCCTTCACCGGGGCCAACGAGGACCGCATCGGGCTGGTCAAGCTGGCCGACGGCGGGACGCTCTTCCTGGACGAGGTGGGCGAGATGCCCCTGGCGCTGCAGAAATCCTTCCTGCGCGTGCTCCAGGAAAAGCGCTTCCGCCCCGTGGGCGAAACGCGCGAGGTGGAGAGCGATTTCCGCATCGTGGCCGCCACCAACCGCAACCTCGAGGCCATGGTCCAGGCCGGGACCTTCCGCGAGGACCTGCTCTTCCGGCTCAAGACCATCAGCGTCCACCTGCCGCCGCTGCGCACGCGCAAGGCCGACCTCAAGCCCCTGGCCATGTTCCACGTCAGCCGCCTGTGCGAGCAGTACGGCATGCCCCTCAAGGGCTTCGGGTCGGACTTTTTCGAGGTCCTGGCGGCCTACCGCTGGCCGGGCAACGTGCGCGAGCTGTTCAACGTGCTGGAGCGCGCCTGCGTGGCCGCCGGGGAGGAGCGCACCCTGTACGCCATGCACCTGCCCCAGGAGATCCGCATCCAGGTCACCAAGGCCTCCCTGGGCCGCCCTGCGGAGCGCCAGCCGGAGCCCCGGCCCGGGGCCGCCGGGCCCGCCCCGGCCCCGCAGGCCGCGTCGGTTTCCGGGGACCCCCAGGCCGCCCCGGCGCCCGAGGCCCCGCAGGCCGGGCCCCAGGGCGCCTGCGACGCCGTCGCCGGGGCCATGGACGCCTTCTTCGCCCGCCGCACGCCCGCGCTCAAGGAGTTCAAGAACGAGATGGAGCGGCGCTACCTGGAATACCTGCTGGCCATGCACGGCACGAACATCAAGGCCATCCTGCGCGACTCGGGCCTGTCGCGTTCGCATTTCTACGCCCTGCTCAAGAAGAACGGCATCGGCCAGGCCCCGGAGTAG